Proteins encoded together in one Marinithermus hydrothermalis DSM 14884 window:
- a CDS encoding VOC family protein has protein sequence MEVIETCVYAEDLEAARAFYEGVLGLECFAFKPPRHAFFRAGRGVFLVFNPKETEEEAALPPHGARGSVHVAFRVDEAELPGWDEKLRRLGYTTYWAEWPRGRSLYVYDPAGNLVELAPARIWGLG, from the coding sequence ATGGAGGTCATCGAAACCTGCGTGTACGCCGAGGACCTCGAGGCGGCGCGCGCCTTTTACGAGGGGGTGCTGGGCCTCGAGTGCTTCGCTTTTAAGCCGCCCCGGCACGCGTTTTTCCGCGCGGGACGCGGGGTGTTTTTGGTGTTTAACCCGAAGGAGACCGAAGAGGAGGCCGCACTACCGCCGCACGGGGCCCGGGGGAGCGTGCACGTGGCGTTTCGCGTGGACGAGGCCGAGCTGCCCGGTTGGGACGAGAAGCTCCGGAGGCTGGGGTACACGACCTACTGGGCCGAGTGGCCGCGCGGGCGGAGCCTGTACGTGTACGACCCGGCGGGGAACCTGGTGGAGCTGGCCCCGGCCCGGATCTGGGGATTGGGTTAG
- a CDS encoding aldehyde dehydrogenase family protein: protein MRSSAHAAPREGHLTVTSPADGRTLGEVPITPLPEVAAAAERAARAFADWRRTPLETRLGRLRRLRRALIQHRHEIAELVALEQGKPLTEALLLELIPALDTLSYLIHHAPRLAESPAAPPHNPFFQGRRAHYRFKPYGPWAVITPWNYPFAIPFVQLISLAITGNVALLKPSPYTPLTAQKIAQLFQEAGFPPNWVQLIQGGAAQAEALITHPEVRGVLFTGSSATGRKVMALAAQGPKKVLLELGGKDAAIVLDDVNLELSARGIAWAATMNAGQTCAAIERVYVQERIYPGFTERLQAELEALRVGHPLAPGVDVGPLIAPFQVEKVARLVEAARAQGGQVRTGGRRLEALGPHYYAPTLVANPPAETPFMCEEAFGPVVGVVPVRDEVEAVRAVNASPYGLTASLWTQSSRRAQALAPQLDVGVVTVNHHADTYAEAAGAWGGVKGSGFGRTHGPFGLLELVQLQYISEAYPRAPALWWYPYTERLHRVIDATLILVGEPGLSRKLLAAVRLFPHLGYLARRLPLHRVLPALLRYAR, encoded by the coding sequence ATGCGCTCATCCGCCCACGCCGCGCCCCGCGAAGGGCACCTCACCGTAACCAGCCCCGCCGATGGCCGCACGCTCGGCGAGGTGCCCATCACGCCCCTCCCCGAGGTCGCCGCGGCCGCCGAACGCGCCGCGCGGGCCTTCGCCGACTGGCGGCGCACCCCGCTCGAGACGCGGCTGGGCCGCCTCCGCCGCCTCCGCCGCGCCCTCATCCAGCACCGGCACGAGATCGCCGAGCTCGTCGCCCTCGAGCAAGGCAAACCCCTCACCGAGGCGCTGCTCCTCGAACTCATCCCCGCCCTGGATACCCTCTCCTACCTGATCCACCACGCGCCGCGCCTCGCCGAATCCCCGGCCGCGCCCCCCCACAACCCCTTCTTCCAGGGTCGGCGGGCCCACTACCGCTTCAAGCCGTACGGCCCCTGGGCGGTCATCACCCCCTGGAACTACCCCTTCGCGATCCCCTTCGTGCAGCTCATAAGCCTCGCCATCACCGGCAACGTCGCCCTCCTCAAACCCTCCCCCTACACCCCCCTCACCGCCCAGAAGATCGCCCAACTCTTCCAAGAGGCCGGTTTTCCCCCGAACTGGGTGCAGCTCATCCAGGGCGGAGCTGCCCAGGCCGAGGCCCTGATCACGCACCCCGAGGTGCGGGGGGTCCTCTTCACCGGCAGCTCCGCGACCGGCCGCAAGGTCATGGCCCTCGCCGCCCAGGGCCCCAAGAAGGTCCTTCTCGAGCTGGGCGGCAAGGACGCGGCCATCGTCTTGGACGACGTCAATCTCGAGCTGAGCGCGCGGGGCATCGCGTGGGCCGCCACGATGAACGCCGGCCAGACCTGCGCCGCGATCGAACGGGTCTACGTTCAAGAACGCATCTACCCCGGGTTCACCGAACGGCTCCAGGCTGAGCTCGAGGCCCTCCGGGTCGGCCACCCGCTCGCGCCCGGCGTGGACGTAGGCCCCCTCATCGCACCGTTCCAAGTGGAGAAGGTCGCGCGCCTGGTGGAGGCGGCCCGCGCCCAAGGCGGCCAGGTGCGCACCGGCGGGCGGCGGCTCGAGGCGCTGGGCCCCCACTACTACGCCCCTACCCTCGTCGCGAACCCCCCGGCCGAAACCCCCTTCATGTGCGAGGAGGCCTTCGGCCCGGTCGTGGGGGTGGTGCCGGTACGGGACGAGGTTGAGGCCGTCCGGGCGGTGAACGCAAGCCCCTACGGCCTCACCGCGAGCCTCTGGACGCAAAGCTCCCGGCGGGCCCAAGCCCTCGCGCCGCAGCTCGACGTCGGGGTCGTGACGGTCAACCACCACGCGGACACGTACGCCGAGGCCGCGGGAGCTTGGGGCGGGGTGAAGGGCTCGGGGTTCGGGCGCACGCACGGCCCGTTCGGGCTTTTAGAGTTGGTGCAGCTCCAGTACATCAGCGAGGCGTACCCGCGCGCGCCGGCCTTGTGGTGGTACCCCTACACCGAGCGCCTGCACCGCGTGATCGACGCCACCCTCATCCTGGTGGGTGAGCCCGGCCTTTCCCGCAAGCTCCTCGCCGCGGTGCGCTTGTTCCCTCACCTGGGGTACCTTGCGCGCCGGCTGCCCCTACACCGGGTGCTGCCCGCGCTACTGCGGTACGCGCGCTAA
- the rnhA gene encoding ribonuclease HI — protein sequence MTRPYVEVYTDGSADRFGRGGWAALLRYEGREKLLSGGEAATTNNRMELRAALEALRALKRPCVVVVYTDSQYLQKAFAEGWLERWQRNGWRTRAGAPVKNQDLWRALLEEIRRHEVRWRWVEGHAGHPENERVDREAQRRRRSLPRPET from the coding sequence GTGACGCGCCCTTACGTCGAGGTGTACACGGACGGCTCCGCCGACCGGTTCGGGCGGGGCGGGTGGGCTGCGCTGCTTCGCTACGAGGGCCGAGAGAAGCTGCTCTCGGGCGGGGAGGCCGCGACCACCAATAACCGCATGGAGCTCCGCGCGGCGTTGGAGGCGCTCCGCGCGTTGAAGCGCCCGTGCGTGGTGGTGGTGTACACGGACAGCCAGTACCTCCAGAAGGCCTTCGCCGAGGGGTGGCTCGAGCGCTGGCAGCGTAACGGGTGGCGGACGCGCGCGGGGGCGCCGGTGAAGAACCAGGACTTGTGGCGGGCGCTCCTCGAGGAGATCCGTCGCCACGAGGTGCGCTGGCGCTGGGTCGAGGGGCACGCGGGCCACCCGGAGAACGAGCGGGTGGACCGGGAAGCGCAGCGCCGCCGCCGGAGCCTGCCCCGACCGGAGACCTAA